The segment GTTCTATTTAGCAATTTATTTTGTAAATATTCTTGCTTACAAGATAACTATAACTAACTTTAATAAAATAGTCAACTATTTTTTATTAAAGTTCGTAATTAATTTCGGTAAGCTATTAAGGTGATGTTTATGAGTTTATTTGATCGAATAAAAGACCTAGCTGCCAAAAGAGGAAAAAATGTTCAAGATGTCGCAAGAGACTTAGGATTCGGCGAAAACGTAATTTATTATTGGAAGAAAAAAACACCATCTACAGAAAAACTTCAGAAAGTTGCAGACTACTTCGGTGTCTCTGTAGACTATCTCCTTGGTAGAGAAGATTCTAAAAGAGTTGAGCTAAAGCCGGAAGAAGACGAATTGATTGTTATGTTCCGTAAAAATACGTCGGATATGGACGACGATGAAAAAAAAGAGTTCAACGAATCACTAGACAAGCTAATGTCATTTGCTAGAGAATTATTTGAAAAAGATAAAAAAAAGAATTAAGGACTGTTGCCTATGTATAATCGTGAAACTTTTGAGTACAGAAAATTAGATGCTTCCAACTACCTTTCATATTCAGAAAATG is part of the Enterococcus mundtii genome and harbors:
- a CDS encoding helix-turn-helix domain-containing protein → MSLFDRIKDLAAKRGKNVQDVARDLGFGENVIYYWKKKTPSTEKLQKVADYFGVSVDYLLGREDSKRVELKPEEDELIVMFRKNTSDMDDDEKKEFNESLDKLMSFARELFEKDKKKN